From one Solanum stenotomum isolate F172 chromosome 12, ASM1918654v1, whole genome shotgun sequence genomic stretch:
- the LOC125847584 gene encoding pyridoxal kinase isoform X1 — translation MMLMAILCSIDQFFSTSAFFLPVSFLSLYMFVSPLIARIGSSSIRSLSNFRTKCLKQLHMAQPPILALAIPSDTGRVLSIQSHTVQGYVGNKSAVFPLQLLGYDVDPINSVQFSNHTGYPTFKGQVLNGEQLWELIEGLEANGLLYYTHLLTGYIGSVSFLNTVLKVVDKLRSINPKLKFVCDPVMGDEGKLYVPPELVMVYREKVVPVASVLTPNQFEAEQLTGSSITSEKDGQEACNILHAAGPSKVVITSINIDGTLLLIGSHQKEKGQSPEQFKIVIPKIPAYFTGTGDLTTALLLGWSNKYPNDLDKAAELAVSSVQALLLRTLADYQKAGYDCQSSSLEIRLIQSLDDIRNPEVKYRAKRYN, via the exons atatgtttgtttcTCCACTCATCGCTCGAATTGGATCCAGTTCAATCCGAAGCTTGTCGAATTTCAG AACCAAGTGCTTGAAGCAATTGCACATGGCCCAACCACCGATCCTGGCGTTAGCAATTCCATCGGATACCGGTCGTGTCCTCAGCATTCAGTCGCATACTGTTCAG GGATATGTGGGCAACAAGTCAGCAGTATTCCCCCTCCAACTGTTGGGCTATGATGTGGACCCAATCAATTCTGTACAGTTCTCAAATCACACAG GATACCCAACTTTTAAGGGCCAGGTTTTAAATGGAGAACAATTGTGGGAATTAATAGAAGGTCTTGAAGCCAATGGTCTATTATATTATACTCATCTGCTGACAG GTTATATTGGTTCAGTCTCCTTCTTGAACACAGTACTGAAAGTCGTTGATAAGCTTCGGTCTATCAACCCGAAACTTAAATTTG TTTGTGATCCTGTGATGGGTGATGAAGGTAAACTATATGTTCCTCCAGAGCTGGTGATGGTATACCGTGAGAAg GTTGTCCCTGTTGCTTCAGTGCTGACGCCTAACCAGTTTGAAGCAGAGCAGTTGACCGGGTCCAG TATCACTTCTGAAAAAGATGGGCAAGAAGCTTGCAACATTCTGCATGCTGCTGGGCCATCAAAG GTTGTTATTACtagcataaacattgatggcactCTTCTCCTTATTGGCAGTCACCagaaagaaaag GGTCAATCTCCTGAGCAATTCAAGATTGTGATACCAAAAATTCCTGCATATTTCACG GGAACGGGGGATTTAACGACTGCTTTGTTGCTTGGATGGAGCAAT AAATATCCCAATGACCTCGACAAAGCGGCAGAGCTTGCTGTCTCAAGTGTACAG GCACTTTTATTGAGAACACTAGCAGATTATCAAAAGGCTGGCTATGACTGCCAATCAAGCAGTTTGGAAATTCGGTTGATCCAGAGCCTGGATGACATCCGCAACCCAGAAGTTAAATATAGAGCTAAAAGATACAACTAA
- the LOC125847584 gene encoding pyridoxal kinase isoform X2: protein MFVSPLIARIGSSSIRSLSNFRTKCLKQLHMAQPPILALAIPSDTGRVLSIQSHTVQGYVGNKSAVFPLQLLGYDVDPINSVQFSNHTGYPTFKGQVLNGEQLWELIEGLEANGLLYYTHLLTGYIGSVSFLNTVLKVVDKLRSINPKLKFVCDPVMGDEGKLYVPPELVMVYREKVVPVASVLTPNQFEAEQLTGSSITSEKDGQEACNILHAAGPSKVVITSINIDGTLLLIGSHQKEKGQSPEQFKIVIPKIPAYFTGTGDLTTALLLGWSNKYPNDLDKAAELAVSSVQALLLRTLADYQKAGYDCQSSSLEIRLIQSLDDIRNPEVKYRAKRYN, encoded by the exons atgtttgtttcTCCACTCATCGCTCGAATTGGATCCAGTTCAATCCGAAGCTTGTCGAATTTCAG AACCAAGTGCTTGAAGCAATTGCACATGGCCCAACCACCGATCCTGGCGTTAGCAATTCCATCGGATACCGGTCGTGTCCTCAGCATTCAGTCGCATACTGTTCAG GGATATGTGGGCAACAAGTCAGCAGTATTCCCCCTCCAACTGTTGGGCTATGATGTGGACCCAATCAATTCTGTACAGTTCTCAAATCACACAG GATACCCAACTTTTAAGGGCCAGGTTTTAAATGGAGAACAATTGTGGGAATTAATAGAAGGTCTTGAAGCCAATGGTCTATTATATTATACTCATCTGCTGACAG GTTATATTGGTTCAGTCTCCTTCTTGAACACAGTACTGAAAGTCGTTGATAAGCTTCGGTCTATCAACCCGAAACTTAAATTTG TTTGTGATCCTGTGATGGGTGATGAAGGTAAACTATATGTTCCTCCAGAGCTGGTGATGGTATACCGTGAGAAg GTTGTCCCTGTTGCTTCAGTGCTGACGCCTAACCAGTTTGAAGCAGAGCAGTTGACCGGGTCCAG TATCACTTCTGAAAAAGATGGGCAAGAAGCTTGCAACATTCTGCATGCTGCTGGGCCATCAAAG GTTGTTATTACtagcataaacattgatggcactCTTCTCCTTATTGGCAGTCACCagaaagaaaag GGTCAATCTCCTGAGCAATTCAAGATTGTGATACCAAAAATTCCTGCATATTTCACG GGAACGGGGGATTTAACGACTGCTTTGTTGCTTGGATGGAGCAAT AAATATCCCAATGACCTCGACAAAGCGGCAGAGCTTGCTGTCTCAAGTGTACAG GCACTTTTATTGAGAACACTAGCAGATTATCAAAAGGCTGGCTATGACTGCCAATCAAGCAGTTTGGAAATTCGGTTGATCCAGAGCCTGGATGACATCCGCAACCCAGAAGTTAAATATAGAGCTAAAAGATACAACTAA
- the LOC125847590 gene encoding uncharacterized protein LOC125847590 → MAQRFSRLCTVSCMCRSITGVKLQPPILPSTFQSHPHTVPHGYFYPMLQLQVLRSYARNRRSNYDLFGGGIPKPDEFKKAWAKQMDDEESRLWTASEDESDSDKGDSHSRLRKEIRKAKQRAKAQDGPIDADDSDELRSLWSDSDDEKTLWTGSEGDDDDDIPTEPYPNIKSDSYIDKLFEFEEKPKYRTLSEALKSEQEPEELSPGKQARKIAVENALKKLKKGPDGRYINVWEVMSDLDILIGAFENIISGPEYAELRQGGPKKLNMQFFKDIQTRMRDPNFEFSPEIKLKPKSKLVRRKKWQKTESRRRKARKR, encoded by the exons ATGGCTCAAAGGTTTTCTCGTCTTTGTACGGTTTCCTGCATGTGTAGATCAATTACTGGAGTCAAATTACAACCACCAATCTTACCCAGCACATTCCAGTCTCATCCACACACTGTACCCCATGGCTATTTTTATCCTATGCTCCAATTGCAAG TGTTGAGATCATATGCGCGTAATAGACGTTCCAACTATGATCTATTTGGTGGTGGTATACCTAAACCAGATGAGTTTAAGAAAGCCTGGGCAAAACAAATGGATGATGAAGAGAGCCGTCTATGGACAGCAAGTGAAGATGAAAGTGACTCTGATAAAGGTGATAGTCATAGCCGTCTCAGAAAAGAGATTAGGAAAGCCAAACAACGAGCAAAAGCGCAAGATGGTCCTATTGATGCAGATGATAGTGACGAATTGAGAAGTCTGTGGTCTGATAGTGATGATGAGAAGACATTATGGACTGGTAGTGAgggagatgatgatgatgatattccGACTGAACCATACCCAAACATAAAGAGTGATAGTTACATTGATAAACTGTTTGAGTTTGAGGAAAAACCTAAATATAGAACACTCTCTGAAGCCTTGAAATCTGAGCAGGAACCTGAAGAGTTATCTCCGGGAAAGCAAGCTAGAAAAATTGCTGTGGAAAATGCCCTTAAGAAGTTGAAAAAGGGACCGGATGGGCGTTACATCAATGTTTGggaggttatgagtgatttggACATTCTGATTGGTGCTTTTGAGAACATCATTTCGGGACCAGAATATGCTGAATTGAGACAGGGAGGACCTAAGAAATTGAATATGCAGTTCTTCAAAGACATACAAACTCGTATGAGAGATCCGAACTTTGAGTTCTCTCCTGAAATAAAACTGAAACCAAAGAGCAAATTGGTACGTAGAAAGAAATGGCAGAAAACAGAATCTAGGCGTAGGAAAGCACGGAAACGATAG
- the LOC125847596 gene encoding heavy metal-associated isoprenylated plant protein 21-like, which translates to MGVLDYLSIFCTVTSTRRRTKRRPLQTVEIKVKMDCDGCERRVKNAVRRMKGVKTVEVIRKQHRVIVSGYVDPARVLNRIKSTGKRAEMWPYIPYNLVSYPYVAQAYDKKAPSGFVKNVPQALITPNATEERITHLFSDDNPNACSIM; encoded by the exons ATGGGTGTTCTTgattatttatcaattttttgcACCGTTACAAGTACAAGACGACGTACCAAAAGGAGACCATTACAG aCAGTGGAGATAAAAGTGAAGATGGActgtgatggatgtgaaagaAGAGTCAAGAACGCAGTTAGACGCATGAAAG GTGTGAAAACAGTGGAAGTGATTAGAAAACAACACAGGGTGATAGTGAGTGGTTATGTTGATCCAGCGAGAGTgttgaatagaataaaaagcaCTGGAAAAAGAGCAGAAATGTGGCCATATATTCCATATAATTTGGTGTCTTATCCATACGTAGCTCAAGCATATGACAAAAAGGCACCTTCTGGTTTTGTTAAAAATGTGCCACAAGCACTAATTACACCTAATGCTACTGAAGAAAGGATTACTCATCTTTTTAGTGATGATAATCCCAATGCTTGTTCTATTATGTGA
- the LOC125847587 gene encoding uncharacterized protein LOC125847587 isoform X2 yields MQKVKKLLKRIEGVYQVKMDVDEQVVIVSGNVDSATLIKKLNKSGKHAELLSENPMENQETELLHKWLNDDFYQNQGGLSWCDDEKTQNRELLNWLNNTKHQNQMHSLYNSLGASKRRPMCAPIERGFDHWGNKQFLDQSIGIDSLSGEANRNLFALGNMDYPYNVQEESIINNADFGRTSAFGYLQSLQGRRNSMVDFQGLRDSNPSLAPNQGLRSINSCFANLGSEEPGLQNLHTAQGEYGYQPRPFSEMNDMQAFHYKHPSSTMNSFFDYPPTMMNSYRQNSHDNGIGNIINDIYTYQPGRILKQIPYGVFPPSISHSWNMNNYNN; encoded by the exons ATGCAGAAGGTGAAGAAATTGCTTAAAAGAATTGAAG GGGTTTATCAAGTGAAAATGGATGTGGATGAACAAGTGGTCATAGTATCTGGGAATGTGGACTCAGCAACACTGATCAAGAAGCTAAACAAATCTGGAAAACATGCAGAGCTTTTATCAGAAAACCCAATGGAAAACCAAGAAACAGAACTACTCCACAAGTGGTTAAATGATGACTTTTACCAAAACCAGGGAGGTCTAAGCTGGTGTGACGATGAGAAGACTCAAAACAGAGAACTCCTTAACTGGCTCAATAATACCAAGCATCAAAACCAAATGCACAGCTTGTACAATTCTCTTGGAGCCTCCAAGAGACGGCCTATGTGTGCCCCTATTGAACGAGGCTTCGATCACTGGGGCAACAAACAGTTTTTGGACCAGAGTATTGGAATTGACTCTCTCTCAGGTGAGGCAAATCGGAACCTTTTTGCACTAGGAAACATGGATTATCCATATAATGTTCaggaagaaagcatcattaacAATGCAGATTTCGGAAGAACTTCTGCATTTGGATATCTCCAAAGTCTACAAGGTAGAAGAAATTCAATGGTTGATTTTCAAGGTCTCCGAGACAGTAATCCTAGTCTTGCTCCAAACCAAGGTCTCAGAAGTATTAATTCCTGTTTTGCTAATTTGGGAAGTGAAGAACCAGGTCTACAGAACTTACACACTGCTCAAGGGGAATATGGATATCAACCAAGGCCATTCAGTGAGATGAATGACATGCAAGCTTTCCATTACAAACATCCATCTTCAACAATGAACTCTTTTTTTGATTACCCTCCAACAATGATGAACTCTTACAGGCAGAATAGCCATGACAATGGCATTGGCAACATCATCAATGATATTTACACATATCAACCAGGAAGGATTCTTAAGCAGATACCCTATGGTGTCTTCCCACCCAGCATCAGCCATTCTTGGAACATGAATAACTATAACAATTGA
- the LOC125847587 gene encoding uncharacterized protein LOC125847587 isoform X1, protein MSATVQDFELVRIQTCVLKVQINCHGCMQKVKKLLKRIEGVYQVKMDVDEQVVIVSGNVDSATLIKKLNKSGKHAELLSENPMENQETELLHKWLNDDFYQNQGGLSWCDDEKTQNRELLNWLNNTKHQNQMHSLYNSLGASKRRPMCAPIERGFDHWGNKQFLDQSIGIDSLSGEANRNLFALGNMDYPYNVQEESIINNADFGRTSAFGYLQSLQGRRNSMVDFQGLRDSNPSLAPNQGLRSINSCFANLGSEEPGLQNLHTAQGEYGYQPRPFSEMNDMQAFHYKHPSSTMNSFFDYPPTMMNSYRQNSHDNGIGNIINDIYTYQPGRILKQIPYGVFPPSISHSWNMNNYNN, encoded by the exons ATGTCTGCTACTGTCCAGGACTTTGAGCTTGTGAGAATTCAG ACTTGTGTTCTTAAAGTTCAGATCAACTGTCATGGATGCATGCAGAAGGTGAAGAAATTGCTTAAAAGAATTGAAG GGGTTTATCAAGTGAAAATGGATGTGGATGAACAAGTGGTCATAGTATCTGGGAATGTGGACTCAGCAACACTGATCAAGAAGCTAAACAAATCTGGAAAACATGCAGAGCTTTTATCAGAAAACCCAATGGAAAACCAAGAAACAGAACTACTCCACAAGTGGTTAAATGATGACTTTTACCAAAACCAGGGAGGTCTAAGCTGGTGTGACGATGAGAAGACTCAAAACAGAGAACTCCTTAACTGGCTCAATAATACCAAGCATCAAAACCAAATGCACAGCTTGTACAATTCTCTTGGAGCCTCCAAGAGACGGCCTATGTGTGCCCCTATTGAACGAGGCTTCGATCACTGGGGCAACAAACAGTTTTTGGACCAGAGTATTGGAATTGACTCTCTCTCAGGTGAGGCAAATCGGAACCTTTTTGCACTAGGAAACATGGATTATCCATATAATGTTCaggaagaaagcatcattaacAATGCAGATTTCGGAAGAACTTCTGCATTTGGATATCTCCAAAGTCTACAAGGTAGAAGAAATTCAATGGTTGATTTTCAAGGTCTCCGAGACAGTAATCCTAGTCTTGCTCCAAACCAAGGTCTCAGAAGTATTAATTCCTGTTTTGCTAATTTGGGAAGTGAAGAACCAGGTCTACAGAACTTACACACTGCTCAAGGGGAATATGGATATCAACCAAGGCCATTCAGTGAGATGAATGACATGCAAGCTTTCCATTACAAACATCCATCTTCAACAATGAACTCTTTTTTTGATTACCCTCCAACAATGATGAACTCTTACAGGCAGAATAGCCATGACAATGGCATTGGCAACATCATCAATGATATTTACACATATCAACCAGGAAGGATTCTTAAGCAGATACCCTATGGTGTCTTCCCACCCAGCATCAGCCATTCTTGGAACATGAATAACTATAACAATTGA
- the LOC125847584 gene encoding pyridoxal kinase isoform X3, which produces MFVSPLIARIGSSSIRSLSNFRCLKQLHMAQPPILALAIPSDTGRVLSIQSHTVQGYVGNKSAVFPLQLLGYDVDPINSVQFSNHTGKPTFKGQVLNGEQLWELIEGLEANGLLYYTHLLTGYIGSVSFLNTVLKVVDKLRSINPKLKFVCDPVMGDEGKLYVPPELVMVYREKVVPVASVLTPNQFEAEQLTGSSITSEKDGQEACNILHAAGPSKVVITSINIDGTLLLIGSHQKEKGQSPEQFKIVIPKIPAYFTGTGDLTTALLLGWSNKYPNDLDKAAELAVSSVQALLLRTLADYQKAGYDCQSSSLEIRLIQSLDDIRNPEVKYRAKRYN; this is translated from the exons atgtttgtttcTCCACTCATCGCTCGAATTGGATCCAGTTCAATCCGAAGCTTGTCGAATTTCAGGTG CTTGAAGCAATTGCACATGGCCCAACCACCGATCCTGGCGTTAGCAATTCCATCGGATACCGGTCGTGTCCTCAGCATTCAGTCGCATACTGTTCAG GGATATGTGGGCAACAAGTCAGCAGTATTCCCCCTCCAACTGTTGGGCTATGATGTGGACCCAATCAATTCTGTACAGTTCTCAAATCACACAGGCAAG CCAACTTTTAAGGGCCAGGTTTTAAATGGAGAACAATTGTGGGAATTAATAGAAGGTCTTGAAGCCAATGGTCTATTATATTATACTCATCTGCTGACAG GTTATATTGGTTCAGTCTCCTTCTTGAACACAGTACTGAAAGTCGTTGATAAGCTTCGGTCTATCAACCCGAAACTTAAATTTG TTTGTGATCCTGTGATGGGTGATGAAGGTAAACTATATGTTCCTCCAGAGCTGGTGATGGTATACCGTGAGAAg GTTGTCCCTGTTGCTTCAGTGCTGACGCCTAACCAGTTTGAAGCAGAGCAGTTGACCGGGTCCAG TATCACTTCTGAAAAAGATGGGCAAGAAGCTTGCAACATTCTGCATGCTGCTGGGCCATCAAAG GTTGTTATTACtagcataaacattgatggcactCTTCTCCTTATTGGCAGTCACCagaaagaaaag GGTCAATCTCCTGAGCAATTCAAGATTGTGATACCAAAAATTCCTGCATATTTCACG GGAACGGGGGATTTAACGACTGCTTTGTTGCTTGGATGGAGCAAT AAATATCCCAATGACCTCGACAAAGCGGCAGAGCTTGCTGTCTCAAGTGTACAG GCACTTTTATTGAGAACACTAGCAGATTATCAAAAGGCTGGCTATGACTGCCAATCAAGCAGTTTGGAAATTCGGTTGATCCAGAGCCTGGATGACATCCGCAACCCAGAAGTTAAATATAGAGCTAAAAGATACAACTAA
- the LOC125847582 gene encoding uncharacterized protein LOC125847582: MEAEAALELVKHGATLLLLDVPQNTLIGIDTQMFFSGPNFKGVKMIPPGVHFIYYSSSNREGNEFSPIVGFFVEASPSEVIVKKWDSKDERFVKLSEEEGERYAQAVKKLEFDRQLGPYALDQYGDWKRLSNFITKSTIESIEPIGGEITIISESEMVGNVHKTAMEKVLAEQLKNSKFSKPDKKSPSNGCYYTSIPRVIKLKGVSGQDLTNMNLDKTHILETILTKQYGGSEDSLLGELQFAFVAFLMGQSLEAFLQWKLLVSLLLGCTEAPLHTRTQLFTKFIKAIYYQLKIGFQKDSKDTSRAEKGATTSLDESLLSADNFLRHLCKDFFSLVLDAPMVDGDLLTWTRKLRELLERTLGWDFQPNSSVDGMHLEEDDEFAPVVEILDDPDH; the protein is encoded by the exons ATGGAAGCTGAAGCAGCATTAGAGTTAGTGAAGCATGGCGCTACCTTGCTACTTCTTGATGTTCCTCAGAATACCCTCATCGGTATTGATACCCAG ATGTTTTTCTCTGGGCCTAATTTCAAAGGTGTGAAGATGATTCCTCCTGGCGTCCATTTCATCTATTACAGTTCATCCAACAG AGAAGGGAATGAGTTCTCACCAATAGTTGGTTTTTTCGTTGAGGCGAGCCCTTCAGAG GTAATTGTTAAGAAATGGGATTCAAAGGATGAGCGATTTGTCAAATTATCCGAAGAAGAG GGAGAGAGATATGCTCAAGCAGTGAAAAAATTGGAGTTTGACAGACAACTTGGCCCTTATGCATTGGATCAGTACGGAGATTGGAAGCGCTTATCTAACTTTATTACGAAGAGTACCATTGAAAGTATTG AACCTATTGGAGGAGAAATCACAATTATTTCTGAATCTGAAATGGTTGGGAATGTTCATAAGACAGCCATGGAGAAAGTCTTGGCTGAGCAGTTGAAAAATAGCAAGTTCTCGAAGCCTGATAAGAAGTCACCAAGTAACGGTTGTTATTACACCTCAATTCCTCGTGTTATCAAGCTAAAGGGAGTTTCAGGACAAGATCTTACTAACATGAATCTTGACAAG ACACACATATTGGAGACCATTCTGACGAAGCAATATGGTGGTTCAGAAGATTCACTTCTGGGAGAACTACAATTTGCCTTTGTAGCATTTCTG ATGGGACAATCACTTGAAGCTTTTCTGCAGTGGAAGCTTTTAGTCAGCCTATTACTTGGCTGTACAGAAGCT CCTCTCCACACAAGGACTCAGCTATTCACCAAG TTCATCAAAGCAATATATTATCAGTTGAAAATTGGATTTCAAAAGGATAGTAAGGATACTAGCAGGGCAGAGAAGGGTGCAACGACATCGTTGGACGAGTCCTTGTTGTCTGCTGATAACTTCCTGCGCCACCTTTGTAAG GATTTCTTCTCATTGGTGCTTGATGCCCCCATGGTTGATGGAGACCTCCTGACTTGG ACTAGAAAACTGAGAGAACTGCTTGAGCGGACTCTTGGATGGGACTTCCAGCCGAATAGTTCAGTTGATGGTATGCATcttgaagaagatgatgag TTTGCTCCAGTGGTGGAGATTCTAGACGATCCAGATCACTGA